Sequence from the bacterium genome:
CGACCGCCCCGCCGTTCTGGCCCGGGAGATGACCAAGCGGTTCGAGGAATTCGTCCGCGGTTCGATCTCCGACCTGCTCGCCCGGGTCCCGGAGGGGGGGCCGCGCGGTGAAGTGGTCCTGATTCTGGGGGGAAGAGGAGGGGAGCCGGCCCCGGGGTCCCCGGACCCGGCCGGGGAAGTGGCCTCGCTCGTGAAAACGATGAACATCTCCCGGATGGAGGCGATCAAGCTGGTGGCCGCCCGCCGCCGTGCGCCCAAGGGGGAAATCTACCGGGCCGTTCACGGAACCGGCGCCGACCGGTAGACCGGGGCTCCTCTCCGCGTCCCTTTTTCTTCGCCTCCGGAGCGGGTGTGCTATACTCCCAACCCGGCCCCGGGGTCCCGTCCCGTCGCCGGCGGAGCAGAAAAAATGGTTCGACAGGTATACATGGACAACAACGCGACCACGCCCCTTCACCCCGAGGTGAAGCGGGCCATGGCCGAAGCGCTGGAGATGTACGGAAACGCCTCCAGCCTCCACGGTCTCGGCCGCAGGTCCCGCGAGGCGGTCGAGGAGGCCCGGGCGACGGTGGCGGCTTTTATCGGGGCCCGGCCCGAAGAGATCATTTTCGTGGGCAGCGGGAGCGAAGCCAACAACACGGTGCTCAATATCGCCGCGGGCCGGTGCGCCGAGTGCGCGCCGGCGGCAGCCTCCGACCCGGGGATTCTCACCAGCGCCATCGAGCACCCCTGCGTGCTGGAAACCGCCAAATGCCTGGCGGCGCGGGGGGTGGAGGTCAGGATCGCCGGCGTGGACCGCTTCGGAGTGGTCTCCCCCGAGGCCGCGGACGAGCTCCTGGAGGACGGCCGCATCAGCCTGGTTTCGATCATGGCGGCCAACAACGAGATCGGAACCCTGCAGGATATTCCCGCCCTGGCCGCGGCCGCCCGCAGACGGGGGGCGCTTTTCCACACCGATGCCGTCCAGGCGGTGGGGAAAATCCCGGTCGACGTCGGCGCCTGGGGGGTGGATTTCCTCACCGTTTCGGCGCACAAGATCTACGGACCCAAGGGAGTCGGGGCGCTGTACGTCCGCAGCGGAGTCCCGTTCTGTCCCATGATCCGGGGCGGCCACCAGGAACGGGGGCGCCGCGCCGGGACCGAGAACGTACTGGGAATCATCGGCCTGGGCGCGGCCGTGAAGGCGGCCTCGCGGGAGTGGGAAGAGGACGCGCGCCGGCTGGGGGAACTGAGGGACCGGCTCTGG
This genomic interval carries:
- a CDS encoding cysteine desulfurase family protein yields the protein MVRQVYMDNNATTPLHPEVKRAMAEALEMYGNASSLHGLGRRSREAVEEARATVAAFIGARPEEIIFVGSGSEANNTVLNIAAGRCAECAPAAASDPGILTSAIEHPCVLETAKCLAARGVEVRIAGVDRFGVVSPEAADELLEDGRISLVSIMAANNEIGTLQDIPALAAAARRRGALFHTDAVQAVGKIPVDVGAWGVDFLTVSAHKIYGPKGVGALYVRSGVPFCPMIRGGHQERGRRAGTENVLGIIGLGAAVKAASREWEEDARRLGELRDRLWAGIERSVPDVFRNGHPVAALPGTLNVSFPGAEGEAILLYLDLEGIAVSTGSACSSGSLEPSHVLMAIGLGAEAAHGSIRFSLGRENGIEDVEYVLAKLPPVIARIRRMSTAYPGGGS